TCGACACGGTGAGCCCATTCGCCAAGACGATCCCCGAAATCCTATTCATGCTCTATCAAATGACCTTCGCGGTGATCACCTGCGCGCTGGTCGCCGGCTCGGTCGCCGAACGCATGAAGTTCTCCGCCTTCATGCTGTTTTGCGTGCTGTGGCTGTTCATCGTCTATGTGCCTTCCGCGCATTGGGTCTGGGGCGGCGGATTTCTGCAGAAGCTGGGCCTCCTCGATTTCGCCGGCGGGACGGTCGTGCACATCAACGCCGGGATCGCCGGCCTCGTCTGCGCGCTCGTCCTCGGAAACCGCGTCGGGTTCGGCCGCGAAAACCTCTCGCCCTTCGATCTCTCGCTCGCCGTCGTCGGAACCGGATTGCTCTGGGTCGGCTGGTTCGGCTTCAATGGCGGCTCGGCGCTCGCCGCCAATTCCCGCGCGGTCTTCGCCATTGTGGCGACGCATCTTGCCGCCTGCGCCGGCGCGCTGGTGTGGAGCGGGCTGGAGTGGCTCCAGCGCGGCAAGCCGTCGGTGCTCGGCGTCATCTCGGGCGCCGTCGCCGGTCTGGGCACGATCACGCCGGCCTCGGGCTATGTCCTGCCATGGCACGGCGTCGTCATCGGGATGATCGCCGGCGGCGTCTGCTATTGGTTCTGCACCGTCGCGAAATATAAATTCCGCTACGACGACACGCTCGACGTTTTCGGCGTGCATGGCGTCGGCGGCATCATGGGCACGTTGCTCGCCGGAGTCTTCGCGACGCGCGCGATCACGGCTTCGGAAGCCGATCCAGGCGTAGCGGGCCTGTTGGAAGGCGACTCGCATCAGCTTTACGTGCAGGCGATCGGCGTCCTCGTCACCATCGTCTGGTGCGTGATCGGCACCTTGGCGACGCTGAAAATTGTCTCGATGATCACGCCGCTTCGCGTGACTTACGACGATGAACGCGAGGGCCTCGACATCGCGCTGCATGGCGAAGCGCTGCATCAGTAAAACTAAAGGCTCCGCACTCCGCCGGCGCCGGCGCGTTTGGCGGCCTTGGCGAGCCGCGCGTCGAAGCTGACGAACGCATCGCAATCGCCGGATTGAGAAAGGTGAAGAGCGTCAGCGAAATCCATTCCGCGTTCAGCCCAGGCCAGCGCCTTCGCTAACGAAGGCGCGTCCTGGACGACAACATTGCGCAGACCGGCGAACGCGCGCAAAGCGCCGATAATGCGAGCCGGCTCAAATCCATAGGCGCTGCGCAACACCCATTCGGTTTCGAGCAGCACAGTCAGTGTGACAAAAACAGTTTCTTGTTGAAAGACTTGTTTCGCCTTGGCCGATTGTTGCGGGTGATCATCAGCCAAAAGCCGAACGACGACATTCGTGTCAATCGCTAGCATTGCGGCGCTTCGCTTCGGCAAGAACGCTCGCATCCATATCTTCGATGGACTTCGGCGGCCCTGCATAGTTGAGCATGCCTAAGACCTCTTCCAGCGTGGTAGGCGCGAACAGGGAAGCTTCTTTGAGCAACACCCCTTCCGCGGTCTCCTCGATCGTCAAGGAAGCGCCCGATTCCCAGTTTCGCCGCTGACGGATTGATTTGGGGAGCACAACCTGGCCCTTTGTGGAGAGCCGAACCGTTCGCTTGTCAGCCACGACCATCAAAGCCTCCGAGTAAGACGCGGTAAGAATAACGAATTTGCGCGGCGGGGGCAAGATTCAGCTTTTTAATGGTATTCTATTACCGTACGACGAGCAGTCAGATTTTGCTAGCGCTCCAGAAGGATTGGTAGCCACAAACCGCTTGACCTCCCCTCGCCCATCCCCTATCCACTCGGCTTCCGAACACTTCGCGTTCTGACGGAATTCCCATCCCATGTTTGGCAAGACCTATTCGGCGACTCCCGCCGACATCGAAAAGAAGTGGGTGCTGATCGACGCCTCCGGGCTCATCGTCGGCCGCCTCGCCACCATCATTGCGCTACGTCTGCGCGGCAAGCACAAGGCGACGTTCACGCCGCATATGGACGATGGCGACAACATCATCGTCATCAACGCCGAAAAGGTGGTGCTGACCGGCCGCAAGCGCGACCAGAAGGTCTATCACCACCACACGGGATTCCCCGGCGGCATCAAGGAACGCTCGGCGAAGTTCCTTCTCGAGGGGCGCTTCCCGGAGCGAGTCCTGGAAAAGGCCGTGCAGCGCATGCTGCCGCGCGGCCCCTTGGGCCGCAAGCAGTTCGGCAATCTGCGCGTCTATAAGGGCGCCGAACATCCGCATGAGGCGCAGAGCCCACAGACGCTCGACGTCGCCGCCCTGAACGTCAAGAATAGCCGGAGCGCCTGATCATGGCCGAGACCACTCTTTCCTCGCTTTCCGATCTTCAGGGAAGCGTCGCCACGGCGCCCGAGTCTCCGCGCTATGTGCAGAAGCTCGACAAGCAGGGCCGCGCCTATGCGACCGGCAAGCGCAAAAACGCCGTCGCGCGCGTCTGGATCAAGCCGGGCCCCGGCAAGATCACCGTCAACGGCCGCGACGTCGAGGTCTATTTCGCCCGTCCGGTGCTGCGCATGATTCTGGCCCAGCCCTTCGGCGTCACCAAGCGGACGGGTCAATATGACATCGTCGTTACGGTCGCCGGGGGCGGACTTTCCGGCCAGGCCGGCGCGGTGCGCCATGGCCTCGCCAAGGCGCTGACCGCTTACGAGCCGGACCTGCGTCCCGCGCTCAAGAAGGAAGGCTTCCTGACGCGCGACTCCCGCGTCGTCGAGCGCAAGAAATACGGCAAGCGGAAAGCCCGCCGCAGCTTCCAGTTCTCGAAGCGCTAGAGCGCGTTCGTCGTTTTCCGATTCTTTGTGGGATTCCCGAATCGGCTGAAGAGTGATTCCTTCATGGCGACAGCGATGGAGGCGAAGCATGGCTCGGGCCTACAGCCAGGATTTGCGTGACCGCGTGATTGACGCCGCGTTGGCGGGGACCCCGGCGCGCCATGCGGCGGCGCGCTTTGGGATCGGCGACGCGACAGCGATCGTGTGGGTGCGGCGGGCGCGCGAGACGGGCGAGCGCTCGGCACGCAGGCAAGGACAACCGCGGCGCTCGAAGCTTGACCCGCATCGCGATTATCTGCTCGGCCTAATCGAAGCGACGCCGGACCTGACCATCAGCGAACTTTTGGAGCGGCTTTTGGCCGAGCGCGGGATGAAGGCCAGCCGAGCGACGCTGTGGACTTTCCTCGACCGCTGCGGTCTGACGTTCAAAAAAAGACCGCCCACGCGAGCGAGCAAGACCGGCCAGACATCGTGAAGCGGCGCGAAGAGTGGTTTGACGGCCAGCTCGATCTCGACCCCGAGAAGCTCGTGTTCATCGACGAGACCTGGGCGACGACGAACATGGCGCGCAAATGCGGTCGCGCGCCCAAGGGAGAACGGCTGCGCGCAAGCATTCCTCATGGCCATTGGAAAACGACGACCTTCGTCGCCGGGCTACGCCTCTGCGGCCTGACCGCGCCGATGGTCCTTGACGGCCCGATCAATGGCTTATGGTTCCAGGCCTATGTCGATCAGGTTCTCGTTCCAACGCTCGCGCCGGGCGACATTGTCGTCATGGACAATCTCGGCAGCCACAAAGGCGCTTCCGTGCGCAAGGCGATCGAGGCGGCAGGCGCGACGCTGCTCTACCTGCCGCCCTATAGCCCCGACTTCAATCCGATCGAAAACGCCTTTTCGAAACTCAAGGCGCTGCTGAGAAAGGCCGCCGAGCGAACCATCGACGCCCTTTGGGACAGGATCGGCGCTGTGCTCCACAAGTTCACGCCGCAAGAATGCGCAAACTTCTTCGTCGCCGCAGGATACGAACCGGTTTAATGCGAATCCGCTCTAAGCGTCGCGATCTTCAAGGCAAGCATTCGCAAAGCGGCGCTTCGGCGCCGCTTTTGTTTTGGTCAGTAGACGCAGATCTTGAAGTCGCTTCCGACCCAGCAGGCGGGATCGGCTTTGGAGCGCTGCGCCTCTCCCCAGCGGGAGCTGATCCCATCGCGGGTCAGTCCTCGCACTTCAGCGACGCCCGGCGAAATGACGGAGACGTTGATCACCGTCGCGCCGCCAAACGCGGGCTTGCCGGTTGGCGTAATCGAAAAGCTGCCGCCGCCATCGTCAGCCGAAAAATCGCACTTCCCCTTATAGGGCGTCATGCCGGCGCCGATCACTCCGCATCTCGCGGGTCGCGCGACCGCCTCCTCGAGCAAAAGTTGCTGCATCATAACGATCGAAACAATCAAAACCGCAATTCTCTTCATGAAAGTCTCCCGTCGTAGCGTCCGCCGGAGGCGCCAAACTCAATCAACGATCGTCGAACGTCATAGTTCAATGCGGCGCTCATTCGATATCCGACTCCCTATGTCTTTCGTGCAGGCCCGCGACGCCAAGGAGGCCCGCGCTGGCGCCGAAGATGAGATAGAAGGCGGGCGCGACAGGCGTGTCGAAAAAGCCGATCAACCACGCGACGATAAACGGGGCGAAGCCGCCAAAGATCATCACAGCGACATTGTAGGGGATCGCAAGGCCCGCGGAACGCATGTGCGTGGGAAACTGCTCCGCGAGCGCCGTCGAAAACGCCCCGCAGATGCCCGACATCATGACGCAGAAAGCTATTTGCGCCAACGCCAGCGCCAAAACGGACCGTTCCGCTTGAAGCCAGACGTAGAGGGGATAAGCGCACAGTAGAAGCAAACCATTCGACGCCAGCAGCAGCGGTCGCCGGCCGACGACGTCGGAGAAACCGCCCATCAACGGCGTCAGCGCCATCAGCAGCAGGAGCGAGGGCGCCTGGGCGAGGAAGGATTGTTCAAGAGTCAATCCCATCTCGGTCTTTGCGTAGGTCGGCATATAGACGAGGATCACGTAGAATGAGATGGTCGTGCCGATCGTGGCGACGAAACAGACGAGCAGCCTCTCGCCGCGCCGGCGGATCAGATCGACAAACGCCTCCCGCGCGCCGCGCGCCCTTGCCGTCGCCTTGAAAGCCGGCGTTTCGTCGAGATGATGTCGGATATAGAATCCGACGGGGCCAATCAGCAGGCCCGCGAAAAACGGCAGGCGCCACGCCCACTCATTCACCGCATCCACCGAGAAAACGCTCGTCACGACAATGCCCGCCAGCGTCGCGAGCAGGATCGAAAGCGCCTGCCCGAATACTTGCAGTGAGCCATAGAAACCACGCCGGCCGCGGGGCGCCATTTCAATGAGAAAGCAGGTCGAGCTGGAGTATTCTCCGCCGGTCGCAAACCCCTGCAGCAAGCGGCCGGCGACGATAAGCAGAGGGGCAAAAACGCCGATCTTCGCGTAGGTCGGCGTGAGCGCGATGACAGCCACCGCGGCGGTCATCGCGAACATGACGAGTTGCAACGCCGCCTTCCGCCCTTTTCGGTCCGCGTAAAGTCCGAAAAAGAGTCCCCCGAGCGGCCGCGTGCAGAACCCCGCGCCGAAAGTGGCGAACGCCAGCAGCAGAGACGCGGTGTCGTCGCGGCTCGGAAAGAACGCCTGCGCCAGAACGGAAGCAAAAAAACCATAGACGACGAAATCGTACCACTCGAGCGCGTTGCCGATCACGGCCGCCGCGATCTGTTTGGGCGCTCCCGCTTGGCGCATATTCTGGCGCATATCCATGCAAATTTCTCGATTGTCCGCGCGCGTGGCGTCTTCGCCTTCGCAGTCGTAAGCCACGGCCGCTAGAGGACATCCCGATCACATGAAATCATGCGATCGACAAGAAAGCGCCCAAAACCACAATGTTGGAGCAGGTTCTCATCGAAAAAGTCTGTCAACTTTTTCGGAACCTGCTTGTCTTATGATGAGGGTTGTTGGGGATGACGGCGCGCCCTTGGCGGCGATGACGTGACGCAAGTGATCGGCGATGGTGGAGTCGACGATCAGATATTCGAAGTCCGGATCATCAGACATCGCCTCGAAAAAAATTCGCCGCCAGCCCCCCGTTGAGGCTCGCCTGAAACGCCGGGACACGCTGTTTCAATCCCCAAACGCTTCCGAAGATCACGCGAGGGAGAGCCCGTGCGCACGATCCACGACGCCATCCGCTCCCAAGCCACGTCGGTCAAAACCACTCGGTCCATCACACCCAGGGCCGCCTCCCCAAAGGCCGCCTTGAATCTGATTTGCGCCTATAAGGGAATCCTTAGAGTCCACACCACCTAGGCCTCGTTTTCATCCGGCGCGTCAAGAATACGCTCGGCGATCAGCCCGGCGTTCTCGCGGATCGCCTGTTCGATGCGCTGCGCGGCTTCGGGGTTTTGCTTCAAAAAGCTCTTGGCGTTCTCGCGGCCCTGGCCGAGCCTCTGGCTGTCGTAGGAAAACCAGGCGCCCGACTTCTCGACGACGCCGGCCTTGACGCCAAGATCGATCAATTCGCCGAATTTGGAGACGCCCTCGCCATACATGATGTCGAATTCGACCTGTTTGAACGGCGGCGCCACCTTGTTCTTGACCACTTTGACGCGGGTCTGGTTGCCGGTCGTCTCCTCGCGGTCCTTGATCGCGCCGATGCGGCGGATGTCGAGCCGCACCGAGGCGTAGAATTTCAGCGCATTGCCGCCGGTCGTCGTCTCCGGCGAACCGTACATCACACCAATCTTCATGCGGATCTGATTGATGAAGATGACGAGCGTGTTGGAGCGGGCGATCGAGGCGGTGAGCTTGCGCAGCGCCTGGCTCATCAGCCGCGCCTGCAGGCCCGGCTGCACGTCGCCCATCTCGCCCTCGATTTCGGCGCGGGGCGTCAGCGCCGCCACCGAATCGACGACGAGCACGTCGACGGCGCCGGAGCGCACCAGCGTGTCGGTGATTTCGAGCGCCTGCTCGCCGGTGTCGGGCTGCGAAATCAAGAGATCTTCGAGATTGACGCCGAGCTTGCGGGCGTAGATGGGATCCAGCGCATGTTCCGCGTCGACGAAGGCGCAGACGCCGCCCAATTTCTGCGCCTCGGCGATGACATGCAGGGTGAGGGTGGTCTTGCCCGAGGATTCCGGCCCGTAAATTTCAACGACGCGGCCGCGCGGCAGGCCGCCGACGCCCAGCGCGATGTCGAGCCCCAGCGAGCCCGTCGAAATCGTCTCGATCTCGACCGCCTTCTGGTTCTTGCCGAGCCGCATGATCGAGCCTTTGCCGAAGGCGCGCTCGATCTGCGACAGAGCGGCGTCGAGCGCCTTGGTCTTGTCCACGGACGTTCCTTCCACGAGGCGGAGATTGGCTTGGCTCACGGCTGAAAATTCCTTCTGACACGGTTAGCTAGGCGCAGGCAATGCGGCTGCGAGGGCGATCGCGAAGCAAGGGGAACGACGCTCGACCCTGAACTCCAGTGTACACGATTTGTTCTTTTTTGCCAAGTTCTTTTTGGAGACCTTGCCCGGAAATTGAGGGTCGACGACAAGGAGTGATCGGGCGGACTTGTGCGCGAAGCCCTCCCCAGCCACGCCCCCGCATTTGCGCCCTCCCCCGCCATCCGTGTATCTCTTTGGGCGTGGCGGTTTCGCCATTCCATCCACGCGGCCAAATTCGCCGCTGACCGCAAGGCCGTTTCATGCCGCTTGCCGCCGCCATTCGCACCATTCCCGATTATCCCAAGAAGGGAATCCTCTTTCGCGACATCACCACCCTGCTCGGCGACGCCAAGGCGTTCCGCAAGGCGGTCGACGAACTCGTGCAGCCCTGGTGCGGCGGCAAGATCGACAAGGTCGCTGGGATGGAGGCGCGCGGCTTCATCCTGGGGGGCGCGGTGGCGCATCAGCTTTCCGCCGGCTTCATCCCGATTCGCAAGAAGGGCAAGCTGCCGCATCGCGTCGTCTCGATCGCCTATGAGCTCGAATATGGCGTCGACGAAATGGAGATGCATGAGGACGCGGTCCGCCCCGGCGAACGGGTGATTCTCGTCGACGATCTGATCGCCACCGGCGGCACCGCCGAGGGCGCGGTGAAGCTCCTGCGCCAGGCCGGCGCCGACGTCGTCGCCGCCTGTTTCGTCATCGACCTGCCCGATCTCGCCGGCGTGAAAAGGCTCCAGACGCTGGGCGTCCCGGTGCGCACGCTCGTCGCCTTCGAAGGCCACTAAAGCGCCTTTTTCGAATGGTCTTGCTCAGCCCAGGCTCGAAGTTCAGAAATTCGGTTAGAATCTCGGCTCAGAATCTTCAGGAGAGGCTGCATAGGCGCATGACGCCGCGACAGACCCATTTGGCGCTGGCGGCGATCGCCGTCGCCGCGCTCGTCGGCGGAGTCGCGGCCCTCCGCTACATCCCCTGGGGCGGGAGCGCGTCTCCCGTCCGCAGCGACGCCGCGCGCAGCGCCTGGAGCGGCGCGCTGCCGACCGGCCTGCGCAGCATGGCCCTGCGGATAAAGCCCGGCGCGTTCCCCCCTGCTCCGCCGCCCGAGCCCACAATAGCGACGCCGCAAGAGCCGACCGTCGAGGCGGCGACGCTGCCGGCGCAAGACGGCGTCGAAGGGTCGGTGTCGTTCCCGCCCGCGCCGCCGCCCGCGCGACCGGAGATTGTGGAAAAGCCCACGCCGCTGCCCCCGTCGCGACCGGCCAATCTCGCCGAGCTTGCGGACAAATTCGCCGAGGCGGCGGCGGCGGCCCCCGCCGAGCAGCCGCAAACCGCCGAGGCGACCCCGACCGCGCCCGCCGAGGTTCCGGCGACGGCGCCGGCGCTCGCCAATGCGCCGCTGCCGCCGGCCCGGCCGCAGGAGCCGTCGGCGAGAGCCGCGGTTGAGGCGACGCCGACGGCGCAGGAGTCGGCGCCGCCGACCCAGGTGGCGCGCGCCGTCGAGCCGACCCTGCGGGCGGCGCCCGAGGACGCGTTTCAGCAGGAGGCCCCGATCCGTTACGGCATGGGGGATCAGGTCTTCGTGCGCATCTTCAAGCAGGAAGGGCAGCTCGAGCTTTGGCTCCGAAAGAGCAACAGCCGCTTCTCGCTCTACAAGACCTATCCAATCTGCAAATGGTCCGGCAGGCTCGGACCCAAGCTCAAGGAAGCCGACTACCAGTCGCCGGAAGGCTTCTACAGCGTCTCGGCGAAGCAGTTGCATCCGCATTCGAATTATCATCGCGCGTTCAACGTCGGCTATCCGAACGCCTTCGATCGCCAGAACGGCAGGACCGGCGGCCTCGTCATGGTGCATGGCGCGTGCAAGTCGGTCGGCTGCTTCGCCATGACCGACCGCGGCATCGAGGAAATCTACGCCTTCGTCGAGGCGGCGATGCGCGCCGGCCAGCACGAAGTGCAAGTGCATATTTTTCCCTTCCGCTTGACGGAGCAGGCGATCGCTCGGGAAACCGGCGGAAGCTGGCTCGCCTTCGTCGGCGCGGGCGGCAATTATCAGCACTGGACCGAGTTCTGGCGCAATCTGAAGCAAGGCTACGATATCTTCGAGCAGACCGGCGAACCGCCGGCGGCCTTCGCCTGCGGCGATCATTACGCCTTTGGCGCGGGCGATTCGTCATGCCGACGCATCGCCGGCTGGTGACCGAGGCGCGCAACGCTGAGACAAGACTGTTCAGCTTGGTTTCAGCCAGCGCGCGCGAAGATGCCTCGGCAAAAGCGCTGGGGAGCGCAAACAAGGAAAACGCCCGTATGCGGCTCGTGACCTACTCTATCGTCGGCGCGGCTTGCGCGCTCGGCGTCCTCTTCGCGCCGATCGCCCAGGCGGCCAATGCGCCGCTGTGCTTCGCGATCGCCGAAAACTACAACAAATGCATGCGCCAGCATCAGTACGGGCGCGGCGGGCATGGCGGTTATGGTCCGGGCTACGGCCAAGGTTACGGCCAAGGATACGGCCAAGGCTATCGCCGTGGTTATCCCGGCGACGATTTCGGCGGCGATCGCGGCGACTATGATGGCGATGGCGGCTACGGCGGATTTGGCGGCGGCGACGGCTATGGCGGCGGCCCGCGTCGCCACCGTTACGAGCGCTCTCCGGCGGCCTGCGCGATCTGGATCGCTCAGATGCAGGCCAGCGGCTGCTTCAACTAGCAGGTTCCGAAAAAGTTGATAGACTTTTTCGATGAGAACCTGCTCCAATATTATGATTTTGAGCGATTCCTTATCGATCACATGATTCCATGTGATCGATAAGGAATCGCTCTCGCCGAAGAAATGGCGCGGCTCGATTGCGCCGCGCCGCCACCATGTACTCACCTGTAGGGTTTCGGGCACTCGCCGTCGGACTTTTTCGCGACCTTGGCGGCGCGACGCGTGCAGTCGTTCCCGTAGGTTTTATCGTCACAACCGCAAACGGGACGATATTCCTTGGTGCAGATCTTCGGAACCTCCACACACTTGCCGGCGATGTCGGCTCCGCGGCATTGGCCCGGCTCGGGGTCGCACCACAAGCCTTTGTCGCATTGAATGCCGGCGATGCCTGCGCACATCTCGCCGACCTTGGCGGCCGACGCGGGCGCGGAGACAAAGAGTGAGAGCGCCAGGGCGCTCGCTAATGTCCAAAGTATTTTCGTCATATCGTCGTCCTCCCTTAAAAAAGTTACGTTGCAGCATTTGCGACGGCGGCTGCTTTCACCGTTTCCTTCGTTCAGACGCGGTCGAACCGCGCCTTCAACGAGCGGTCAGTGGTGGCGCCCGCAGCGGCCATTGTGGTTTTTGCTGACGCCGGCGGCGCGGCGCGCGCAGTCGTTCGGGTAGGTGCGGCCGTCGCAGCCGCAAACGGGCCTGAAATTGCGCCGACAGAAGGCTGGCTTGCGCGCGCAATGGCCGAACGCGTCGGCGACGTGGCAGGAGCCGGGGCGCATCTCGCACCAGAGGCCATTGGCGCAGGGGAGACCGGCGATGCCGCCGCACTTCGCGCCGACCCCGCCGGCCGCGACCGCTGGCGACGATGTCGCCATCAAAAGCACGAAGAGCGTCGAAGCGAGGAGCGCGCAGAGGCGCAAGCCAAGGCGTAAAATCATAGCAATTCTCCAAAAAATGCTTTTGTAACGGAGGGATAACGCCTTAGGCCGGCGAGCGTTCCCGCGACGGCGGCGGCGGCTGCAGGCCTCCGAATCCAGGTTAACGAGGGGTCATCTCACCGCGTCATGGCCGCGCTTGTCGCGGCCATCCACGCGATGACGCGAGGCAAATGTGAGGATATGAGCCGAACCTAACGTCTCCGCGCGATGCGTTTCGCGGTTGACCGGCGTGGATGCCCGGCACAAGGCCGGGCATGACGGCTGAGAGTGAGCTGAAATTAACCAGAGTTCGAAGCCCTGCCGGCGGCCGGGGCGTTGATCGTTTGCGCCGGCGCGACTATGCTGCCTCCCACACGGGATGGGGCTCCCGGTAACCGCCTGATGAGGCTGATGGCTCCTGCCGCAAGGACGCGCGTCCTGCGGGAGGAGCGCGCCTAACCGCCGCCTGCGGCAGCATGTTTGTCGTCCGCTCGTTGGAAAGGACGACGTCATGGGCTTCTTCATCGTATTTGCTGGCGGAGGACTGGCCGCGGCCGCGCGCCACGGGGTCAATCTTCTTCTTGCCCGACTGATGGGCGTCGGTTTTCCGTTCGGGACGCTGGCCGTGAACGTGCTTGGCTCGTTCCTGATGGGCGTGATCGTCGGTTATTTCGCCTTCCAGGGCGAGGCGTCCCAGAACTGGCGCCTGTTCCTCACGACCGGAATTCTCGGCGGCTTCACCACCTTTTCGGCGTTCTCGCTCGAGACGGTTTTGCTTTACGAGCGCGGCGAACTGGCGATGGCGACGGTTTATGTCGTGGCTTCAATCGGCCTTGCGGTCGCCGGCCTCCTCGCCGGCCTATCACTGCTGCGCCATTTTTCGTAGGGGCTTTGAACTCCAGCTCTGCGCCCCGCCGAGTGGCGGATGAATGGCTTGATTTGACCCAACGCAGACCTCGACCACTTTAGCGGCGTGGTCTTGCTATGCGACCGTTGGCACGGAAGTTCTGCAGATTTGCGCTGACGTTGCCACCCGGGTATTTAAAGGGTTGCAAAGCGGGCACTTGCCGTGGACTCATACCTTGAATTAGCTGAGATGGTTCTGCGGGCTGCCCGGAGGCCGTTGAGCCCACGTGCGATTTTGGACGCAGCCTATAAGGCCGGTATGGTCCCTAGCCACCTGTTTGGCAAGGCGCAACACAAGACGCTACAGGCTCGCTTGAGCGAAGAGATTCTTCGGCTCAAACTCGACAGCCGCTTTTACCGGACAGACCCCGGCGTTTTTTTCCTGTCCGAATTCCGAGCTGATCCGGATATAGCTGACGAACTGAAAGATCCTTTTCATGCTCGTCGCCGCACTCGCGATTTGGCAAAGTCATCTGCTCTCGCCATCTCTCGGAAATTTGTCGAAAGCAGCAATTCTTGGTCGACCGACTGGCATAATTTTCTTGCTGAAGCGGATCGCTGTGGTGCAGTTCATTACGTGGATGCGCGACGAGTGCCGCCCGATTTCTACTTGATTTGGGCATTCTCGATAGTGAGGCGAAGCACGCAGCTATTATCATACCGTATTGGTCGGTACCGCGATGATCGAGATGCATTTGTCAATCGACGTTCGATAGGCTTCACTGACGTAGTCAGTTATGAAGACGCGAGCTTGTTCAACAATGATCTCGGGGTAACCAATAGAGGTTTGGCCGTCGTCTTAGACGACTTGGATTTGTCCCGGTCCGTGTTTGGCTCAAACGAAGACGTCAACGCGCCCGATGTGCTGTTTTCTATGCTTACAGTTGACGAGTCTTCGCAACCCGCAATACTTTTCGTCATGGAGTGGGCCTGTCCAGAATGGTTTGAACCGACAGCTCGCAGATTGTCGCTTAATGAAGTTCAGTGGATTGACGCTACGCGAGTGCCCAACGATCTCAATGATTTCGAGCCATGGTCGTCCGCTGCACTCTCAGCAATTGTTGATGATTATCTGAGATGCCGCAATGAAGAAAAAGAAAATAAGCGATCAGCAAATAGCCTTTATCGAATCAGAACTAAAGAGCGGTGATGCGAAGGCGCAAAAGACAGCGTTACAGAATCTCGCGGCACTGTACCGACGGGGCGGATATATAGGGGGCGATCGCATTGGGGGCATGGAGACACTGATCGTTTCTCAGCTCCTGATCATCGGACAAGATAAAAAGGTCGCCAGATGGGGACTGAATGCACTAGCGCAGCTCGGACGCTGGGCTACGTGTCAGCGCTATGTTGAGGCTGCGATATCGCTTTATCCGGGAGATCCCGAGATTGAAGCGGCAGGCGCTGCGGCTCTCTGCAAAATGCTATCAAGCCACACCAAAGATATTGAGGCACTTAATAGGATAGATCCTAGGATTTGGAAACTTGCCGCACTCCAGACTTGCGATCCCAAGCGCATTGATTTGACTGACATCAAAATAAATGTTGAGCGAGATGATAAAGAAATTCTAAAATTGGCGTT
This window of the Methylocystis hirsuta genome carries:
- a CDS encoding ammonium transporter, encoding MHSSFARAAKTFVGARIPRVRWDSFGAALAATLVAGPALAQDGGGKIDAADTAFMIAATALVLMMTLPGLALFYSGMVRKKNVLATMAQSLIATALVSLLWIGVAYSLAFSGEGAYIGDASRSLLAGIGLDTVSPFAKTIPEILFMLYQMTFAVITCALVAGSVAERMKFSAFMLFCVLWLFIVYVPSAHWVWGGGFLQKLGLLDFAGGTVVHINAGIAGLVCALVLGNRVGFGRENLSPFDLSLAVVGTGLLWVGWFGFNGGSALAANSRAVFAIVATHLAACAGALVWSGLEWLQRGKPSVLGVISGAVAGLGTITPASGYVLPWHGVVIGMIAGGVCYWFCTVAKYKFRYDDTLDVFGVHGVGGIMGTLLAGVFATRAITASEADPGVAGLLEGDSHQLYVQAIGVLVTIVWCVIGTLATLKIVSMITPLRVTYDDEREGLDIALHGEALHQ
- a CDS encoding MFS transporter — its product is MDMRQNMRQAGAPKQIAAAVIGNALEWYDFVVYGFFASVLAQAFFPSRDDTASLLLAFATFGAGFCTRPLGGLFFGLYADRKGRKAALQLVMFAMTAAVAVIALTPTYAKIGVFAPLLIVAGRLLQGFATGGEYSSSTCFLIEMAPRGRRGFYGSLQVFGQALSILLATLAGIVVTSVFSVDAVNEWAWRLPFFAGLLIGPVGFYIRHHLDETPAFKATARARGAREAFVDLIRRRGERLLVCFVATIGTTISFYVILVYMPTYAKTEMGLTLEQSFLAQAPSLLLLMALTPLMGGFSDVVGRRPLLLASNGLLLLCAYPLYVWLQAERSVLALALAQIAFCVMMSGICGAFSTALAEQFPTHMRSAGLAIPYNVAVMIFGGFAPFIVAWLIGFFDTPVAPAFYLIFGASAGLLGVAGLHERHRESDIE
- a CDS encoding AbrB/MazE/SpoVT family DNA-binding domain-containing protein translates to MVVADKRTVRLSTKGQVVLPKSIRQRRNWESGASLTIEETAEGVLLKEASLFAPTTLEEVLGMLNYAGPPKSIEDMDASVLAEAKRRNASD
- the rpsI gene encoding 30S ribosomal protein S9 → MAETTLSSLSDLQGSVATAPESPRYVQKLDKQGRAYATGKRKNAVARVWIKPGPGKITVNGRDVEVYFARPVLRMILAQPFGVTKRTGQYDIVVTVAGGGLSGQAGAVRHGLAKALTAYEPDLRPALKKEGFLTRDSRVVERKKYGKRKARRSFQFSKR
- the recA gene encoding recombinase RecA, whose translation is MSQANLRLVEGTSVDKTKALDAALSQIERAFGKGSIMRLGKNQKAVEIETISTGSLGLDIALGVGGLPRGRVVEIYGPESSGKTTLTLHVIAEAQKLGGVCAFVDAEHALDPIYARKLGVNLEDLLISQPDTGEQALEITDTLVRSGAVDVLVVDSVAALTPRAEIEGEMGDVQPGLQARLMSQALRKLTASIARSNTLVIFINQIRMKIGVMYGSPETTTGGNALKFYASVRLDIRRIGAIKDREETTGNQTRVKVVKNKVAPPFKQVEFDIMYGEGVSKFGELIDLGVKAGVVEKSGAWFSYDSQRLGQGRENAKSFLKQNPEAAQRIEQAIRENAGLIAERILDAPDENEA
- a CDS encoding type II toxin-antitoxin system VapC family toxin, which produces MLAIDTNVVVRLLADDHPQQSAKAKQVFQQETVFVTLTVLLETEWVLRSAYGFEPARIIGALRAFAGLRNVVVQDAPSLAKALAWAERGMDFADALHLSQSGDCDAFVSFDARLAKAAKRAGAGGVRSL
- the rplM gene encoding 50S ribosomal protein L13, yielding MFGKTYSATPADIEKKWVLIDASGLIVGRLATIIALRLRGKHKATFTPHMDDGDNIIVINAEKVVLTGRKRDQKVYHHHTGFPGGIKERSAKFLLEGRFPERVLEKAVQRMLPRGPLGRKQFGNLRVYKGAEHPHEAQSPQTLDVAALNVKNSRSA
- a CDS encoding IS630 family transposase (programmed frameshift), yielding MARAYSQDLRDRVIDAALAGTPARHAAARFGIGDATAIVWVRRARETGERSARRQGQPRRSKLDPHRDYLLGLIEATPDLTISELLERLLAERGMKASRATLWTFLDRCGLTFKKKTAHASEQDRPDIVKRREEWFDGQLDLDPEKLVFIDETWATTNMARKCGRAPKGERLRASIPHGHWKTTTFVAGLRLCGLTAPMVLDGPINGLWFQAYVDQVLVPTLAPGDIVVMDNLGSHKGASVRKAIEAAGATLLYLPPYSPDFNPIENAFSKLKALLRKAAERTIDALWDRIGAVLHKFTPQECANFFVAAGYEPV